A single genomic interval of Cupriavidus necator harbors:
- a CDS encoding AAA family ATPase, with protein sequence MNDQTRGAVDSAELMERLLYEVKRVVVGQDHFLERVLVAILAGGHLLVEGVPGLAKTLTVKTLARTMSGSFKRIQFTPDLLPADLIGTRMYNQGTGEFSTVRGPVFANLLLADEINRAPAKVQSALLEVMEEKQVTIAGESHLVPTPFLVMATQNPIETEGTYPLPEAQVDRFLMKVLVGYPSEEEEAVIVNRVTGPSISVSPIATPERLTSLQDECGRIYVDPSLLQYAVRVVAATRKPGGYGLEDLDRYIAFGASPRATIGLIEGARALAFLRRRHYALPEDVVDLVPDVLRHRLVLSYEAMSDGVTADQLVTRILQALPVPERPLESHVRAPAQ encoded by the coding sequence ATGAACGACCAAACCCGGGGCGCAGTGGACAGCGCCGAATTGATGGAACGCCTGCTGTATGAGGTGAAGCGCGTGGTGGTGGGGCAGGACCACTTCCTCGAACGGGTGCTGGTGGCGATCCTTGCGGGTGGCCACCTGCTGGTGGAAGGCGTGCCGGGCCTGGCCAAGACGCTGACCGTCAAGACGCTGGCCAGGACCATGAGCGGCTCCTTCAAGCGCATCCAGTTCACGCCTGACCTGCTGCCGGCCGACCTGATTGGCACGCGCATGTATAACCAGGGCACGGGCGAGTTCTCCACCGTGCGGGGCCCGGTCTTCGCCAACCTGCTGCTGGCCGACGAGATCAACCGCGCGCCGGCCAAGGTGCAGAGCGCCTTGCTGGAAGTGATGGAGGAGAAGCAGGTCACCATCGCCGGCGAGTCCCATCTGGTGCCCACGCCCTTCCTCGTCATGGCCACGCAGAACCCGATAGAAACGGAAGGCACCTACCCCTTGCCTGAGGCGCAGGTCGACCGTTTCCTGATGAAGGTCCTGGTGGGCTATCCCAGCGAGGAGGAGGAGGCCGTCATCGTCAACCGTGTCACCGGCCCCAGCATCAGCGTGAGCCCCATCGCGACGCCGGAGCGCCTGACAAGCCTGCAGGACGAATGCGGCAGGATCTATGTGGATCCGAGCCTGCTCCAGTATGCAGTGCGCGTGGTGGCGGCCACCCGCAAGCCTGGAGGCTACGGGCTGGAGGACCTGGATCGATACATAGCGTTCGGTGCCAGCCCCCGCGCCACCATCGGCCTGATCGAAGGCGCGCGCGCCCTGGCGTTCCTGCGCCGCCGGCACTATGCGCTGCCCGAAGACGTGGTCGATCTCGTGCCGGATGTCTTGCGCCACCGCCTGGTGCTCTCGTACGAGGCCATGTCCGACGGCGTGACTGCCGACCAGCTCGTCACCCGCATCCTGCAGGCGCTGCCGGTCCCGGAGCGCCCATTGGAATCCCATGTTCGGGCGCCTGCGCAATAG